A genomic region of Xanthomonas fragariae contains the following coding sequences:
- a CDS encoding non-ribosomal peptide synthetase: MHTDASPVFPLTKAQRGLWVGSKLYTDNTLMLSEALELFGPLDPHVLLRSSLRVTRELDTLRLCIAEQGGMPVQVVLPEYPGTMPYFNVADDPTPLNAAEHWIDEQIRKPEDLLNGPLWHCALFRLGEDHHLWVQYMSHLVMDGYTTAMVAQRLAVLYSADLAGTEPDAADYASATELVALEQQYRDSDRYQRDGAYWMQQLADLPPPATLARLSNYEMAGSLRGTGEFSARQMLELRGLGKRYAVSLPQMLIALVAAYYYRNTGAEDLVFAMPVSARINARYRKTPGMVANVVYIRLKMQPEQPIYALFTQVSSVVKHALRHQQYRFEDVRRDMGIFGGEQKIARLAVNIEAFDYTLRFGDAYAVPHNLSNGPADDLTIFCYERGDGAALRFDLDANPALYDSDELAEHCRRLTHLADAVLADPECALGEVDVLGDAERQRLLYTWNNTAGPLPEPATLLHGMLERAELMPAAVVVQYDNRTLDYDTLCELASRIAAQWVADGVRPGDVVAIALPRSEQLLVALLAVMWSGAAYLPLDPESPAARNRHMLSDSGAIALVCEPALCERYLLGGMVWLDPRPAVLPAAIAPLATPDGTAYVLYTSGSTGAPKGVEISHRNLFNFLHAMAQELALRPRDRVLAVTTITFDIAGLELYLPLLVGARVVIAPAGITHDPPSLSRLIAHEKISVVQATPSLWRILLANQNLALDSIHALVGGEVLVPKLAAQLLSRAGRLTQLYGPTETTIWSTIMPLQLTDAAAPPIGRPLLNTRVYVLDAQLQPLPTGAVGELYIGGAGVAKGYRGKRQLTSERFLRDPFAGDGSSMYRTGDRVRQRSDGLLEFIGRADAQLKIRGHRVEPAEIENALLQHSQVAQAVVVGHSDGDNNALQLVAYVVGKHGNTPSTELLRAHLQQHLPASTIPTLWVPLPALPLTSNGKLDRRALPAPGALPRRARVAPRDALEHQLAALLQEMLGIEVVGVDDNFFDLGGDSLHAAQMIARFPQIFGVELPLGTLFNAPTIAGLAEAIKHRTQVTNDPLSVLLQLRAGTAGTTPLFCIHPVFGLGWSYLTLLGQLDPQWPVYALQSPALSDSQHRPESIEAIARDYLARLRTVQPHGPYRLIGWSLGGLIAHAITAELHALGEEVELLAMLDSYPYLEQAASLPEAESVRASVHALGLTLAHDQPMPTTVAELASLLCDHYGLTDVPAVRQLLEQRPTLLEDMGEATQHHLQLARGHRPKPLDQDVLFVEAGVRMTSGGDEAVWVDYRPQAWSPYVRNLHLHALDCDHHSMLSPAHSATLSTLLHAATAQARQQRNGSIATASDGVAEYA; encoded by the coding sequence ATGCACACTGACGCCTCTCCCGTGTTTCCCCTGACCAAGGCCCAACGCGGCCTGTGGGTTGGTAGCAAGCTTTATACCGATAACACCTTGATGTTGTCGGAAGCGCTGGAATTATTCGGCCCGCTCGATCCGCACGTGTTGCTGCGTTCCAGCCTGCGGGTCACACGCGAGTTAGACACATTGCGCCTGTGCATCGCCGAGCAGGGCGGAATGCCTGTGCAGGTTGTCTTGCCTGAGTATCCTGGCACGATGCCCTACTTCAACGTGGCCGATGATCCGACGCCGCTTAACGCGGCCGAGCACTGGATAGACGAACAGATCCGCAAGCCTGAGGATTTGCTCAACGGCCCGCTTTGGCACTGCGCATTGTTCCGTCTTGGGGAGGACCATCATCTGTGGGTGCAATACATGAGCCACTTGGTGATGGATGGCTACACTACGGCTATGGTGGCGCAGCGCTTGGCGGTGCTTTACAGTGCCGACCTTGCCGGGACTGAGCCAGATGCTGCCGATTATGCCAGTGCGACTGAATTGGTTGCCTTGGAGCAGCAGTATCGCGACTCGGATCGCTATCAGCGCGATGGTGCGTATTGGATGCAGCAACTTGCCGATCTGCCACCGCCTGCAACCCTTGCACGGCTGAGCAATTATGAAATGGCCGGCTCGTTGCGCGGGACTGGGGAGTTCTCTGCGCGCCAGATGCTGGAATTGCGTGGGTTAGGCAAGCGCTACGCCGTCAGCTTGCCGCAGATGCTGATTGCGTTAGTGGCTGCGTACTACTACCGCAATACCGGAGCCGAAGACCTGGTATTTGCGATGCCGGTGAGCGCGCGTATCAATGCGCGTTATCGGAAAACACCAGGAATGGTGGCCAATGTGGTCTACATCCGCTTGAAGATGCAGCCAGAGCAGCCGATTTACGCACTGTTCACGCAGGTCTCTTCGGTGGTCAAGCATGCATTGCGCCATCAGCAATACCGTTTCGAGGATGTGCGTCGCGACATGGGAATTTTCGGTGGAGAGCAGAAGATTGCGCGTCTTGCAGTCAATATCGAGGCCTTCGACTACACCTTGCGCTTCGGCGATGCGTACGCGGTGCCGCATAACCTATCCAACGGCCCTGCCGATGACCTGACCATTTTCTGCTATGAGCGTGGCGATGGCGCTGCGCTGCGCTTCGATCTGGATGCCAATCCGGCGTTGTACGACAGCGACGAGCTGGCCGAACACTGCCGCCGTCTGACCCATCTGGCCGATGCGGTGCTGGCCGATCCAGAATGCGCACTAGGCGAGGTCGACGTACTGGGCGATGCGGAACGTCAGCGTCTGCTGTACACCTGGAACAACACCGCTGGGCCGTTGCCGGAACCGGCCACGCTGTTGCACGGCATGCTGGAGCGCGCCGAGCTGATGCCGGCTGCAGTGGTGGTGCAATACGACAACCGTACGCTGGATTACGACACCCTGTGCGAACTGGCCTCGCGCATCGCCGCGCAATGGGTGGCCGATGGCGTACGCCCCGGCGATGTGGTCGCGATCGCGTTGCCGCGCAGCGAGCAATTGCTGGTGGCGTTGCTGGCGGTGATGTGGAGCGGGGCGGCGTATCTGCCGCTGGACCCGGAGAGCCCGGCAGCACGCAACCGGCATATGCTCAGCGATTCCGGTGCCATTGCGCTGGTGTGCGAGCCGGCATTGTGCGAGCGCTATCTGCTCGGCGGCATGGTCTGGCTGGATCCGCGTCCGGCAGTGTTGCCGGCGGCGATCGCGCCGCTCGCCACCCCCGACGGCACCGCCTACGTGTTGTACACCTCCGGTTCGACCGGCGCGCCCAAGGGCGTGGAGATCAGCCATCGCAACCTGTTCAACTTTCTGCATGCGATGGCCCAAGAGCTGGCGCTGCGGCCGCGCGACCGCGTGTTGGCGGTCACCACCATCACCTTCGATATCGCCGGGCTGGAGTTGTATCTGCCGTTGCTGGTGGGCGCGCGCGTAGTCATCGCGCCAGCGGGCATCACCCATGATCCACCTAGCCTGTCGCGTTTGATCGCACATGAGAAGATAAGCGTGGTGCAGGCCACCCCGTCGCTGTGGCGCATCCTGCTCGCTAACCAGAATCTGGCGCTGGACAGCATCCACGCGTTGGTCGGCGGCGAAGTCCTGGTGCCGAAACTGGCGGCCCAGTTGCTGAGCCGGGCAGGGCGCCTGACCCAGTTGTACGGGCCGACCGAAACCACGATCTGGTCGACCATTATGCCGTTGCAGCTGACCGATGCGGCGGCACCGCCGATCGGCAGGCCGCTGCTCAACACGCGCGTCTACGTGCTCGATGCGCAGCTGCAACCGTTGCCGACAGGCGCGGTAGGCGAGTTGTACATCGGCGGCGCAGGCGTGGCCAAGGGCTATCGCGGCAAGCGCCAGCTCACCAGCGAACGCTTCCTGCGCGACCCGTTCGCGGGCGACGGCAGCAGCATGTACCGCACTGGCGACCGCGTGCGTCAGCGCAGCGACGGGCTGTTGGAATTCATCGGCCGCGCAGATGCGCAATTGAAGATCCGCGGCCACCGCGTGGAGCCGGCCGAAATCGAGAACGCCCTGTTGCAGCATTCGCAGGTGGCGCAGGCGGTGGTGGTCGGCCACAGCGATGGCGACAACAACGCGCTGCAGCTGGTGGCGTACGTGGTGGGCAAGCACGGCAACACGCCATCGACCGAGCTGCTGCGCGCGCATCTGCAGCAGCACCTGCCGGCGTCGACGATTCCCACTTTGTGGGTGCCGTTGCCGGCCTTGCCGTTGACATCCAATGGCAAATTGGATCGCCGCGCATTACCGGCACCGGGCGCCTTGCCGCGCCGTGCGCGCGTTGCCCCGCGCGATGCACTCGAACACCAACTGGCCGCGCTGTTGCAGGAGATGTTGGGCATCGAGGTGGTGGGCGTGGACGACAACTTCTTCGACCTCGGCGGCGACTCGCTGCATGCAGCGCAAATGATTGCGCGTTTCCCGCAGATTTTCGGTGTCGAACTGCCGCTGGGCACGCTGTTCAACGCCCCGACCATTGCTGGCCTGGCCGAGGCGATCAAGCACAGGACGCAGGTCACTAACGATCCATTGAGCGTGCTGCTGCAACTGCGTGCAGGCACTGCCGGCACCACGCCGCTGTTCTGCATCCATCCGGTGTTCGGCCTGGGCTGGTCGTATCTCACCTTGCTCGGCCAGCTGGACCCGCAGTGGCCGGTGTATGCGCTGCAGTCGCCCGCCTTGAGCGACTCGCAGCATCGCCCGGAGAGCATCGAGGCGATCGCCCGCGATTACCTGGCGCGCCTGCGCACGGTGCAGCCGCATGGGCCGTATCGGTTGATCGGCTGGTCGCTGGGCGGCCTGATCGCCCACGCCATCACTGCCGAACTGCATGCGCTTGGCGAAGAAGTCGAACTGCTGGCGATGCTCGACAGCTACCCGTATCTGGAACAGGCCGCGTCGCTGCCGGAGGCCGAAAGCGTGCGCGCCTCGGTGCATGCGCTGGGCCTGACCCTGGCCCACGACCAACCGATGCCGACCACGGTGGCCGAGCTGGCCAGCCTGCTGTGCGATCACTATGGGCTGACCGACGTGCCGGCGGTGCGCCAGCTGCTCGAGCAACGCCCCACGCTGCTGGAAGATATGGGTGAGGCCACCCAACATCACCTGCAGCTGGCACGGGGTCACCGGCCCAAACCGCTGGATCAGGATGTGTTGTTCGTCGAAGCGGGCGTGCGCATGACCTCCGGCGGAGACGAGGCGGTGTGGGTGGACTACCGGCCGCAGGCTTGGTCCCCATACGTGCGCAACCTGCACTTACACGCCCTGGACTGCGACCACCATTCGATGCTCTCGCCCGCGCACTCGGCCACGCTCAGTACGTTGCTGCATGCAGCTACCGCGCAAGCCCGGCAACAACGCAACGGCAGCATCGCCACAGCCAGCGACGGGGTGGCCGAATATGCCTGA
- a CDS encoding glycosyltransferase, which yields MPESISSPSPNRPVVIAVLGTQGDVRPIVALGRGLQERGYPVRVLTSSNFEALIRANGLEFFPLSGDHWKLLQGNPEVANMHGSRRAVWNIWRTHLLMWARDWAAQGRAACADAGLIVGVGSVSFLAHSLGQAYGVPMVFAHLQPLTVSRHLPSMVAPNLRLPGLVSAALQHMARFACWYLIRPVLNELVRPALGLTAYPWNGPDRSAMRVLYGYSAHLCPRPPDWPKSVQICGFWQLPQPQWQPPAALQAFLKAGPPPLYIGFGSMTSSDSAQLTATVKAAVRLTGQRALLASGWGGLAAGEAAADDDAERFFHLEQAPHDWLFPRVAAAVHHGGAGTTGAALVAGVPSVVLPFGYDQPFWAHCLAQRGVAPPALERAGLQPETLADAMRQASAPAMRAAARALGQRIAEEDGVSRAVDQLEAWRLLEPAVAVTPVARIEQHAIAMG from the coding sequence ATGCCTGAGTCCATCTCCAGCCCGTCACCCAACCGCCCGGTGGTGATTGCCGTCCTGGGCACACAAGGCGATGTGCGGCCGATCGTCGCCTTGGGCCGCGGCCTGCAGGAGCGCGGGTATCCGGTGCGGGTACTGACCAGCAGCAATTTCGAAGCGCTGATCCGCGCCAACGGGCTGGAATTTTTTCCCCTCAGCGGCGATCACTGGAAACTGCTGCAGGGCAATCCGGAAGTGGCCAATATGCATGGTTCCCGGCGGGCAGTCTGGAATATCTGGCGCACGCACTTGCTGATGTGGGCGCGCGACTGGGCCGCGCAGGGCCGTGCAGCCTGCGCGGATGCAGGGTTGATTGTCGGCGTAGGCAGTGTGAGTTTCCTGGCGCATAGCCTGGGTCAGGCCTATGGCGTGCCGATGGTGTTCGCGCATTTGCAGCCGCTAACTGTCTCGCGCCATCTGCCATCGATGGTGGCACCCAACCTGCGCCTGCCCGGACTGGTAAGCGCGGCCTTGCAGCACATGGCCCGCTTTGCCTGCTGGTATCTGATACGTCCAGTGCTCAACGAGCTCGTGCGCCCGGCACTTGGCTTAACGGCATATCCGTGGAATGGCCCCGATCGCAGCGCGATGCGGGTGCTGTACGGCTACAGCGCGCACTTATGCCCGCGTCCGCCGGATTGGCCGAAGAGCGTACAGATCTGCGGCTTCTGGCAACTGCCGCAGCCGCAGTGGCAACCGCCGGCTGCGTTGCAGGCGTTCCTGAAGGCCGGGCCGCCGCCGCTGTATATCGGCTTCGGCAGCATGACCAGCAGCGATTCGGCGCAGCTCACTGCAACAGTCAAGGCAGCGGTGCGTTTGACCGGTCAACGTGCGTTGCTGGCCAGTGGCTGGGGCGGCCTGGCGGCCGGAGAGGCCGCTGCCGACGACGACGCGGAGCGTTTCTTCCACCTGGAACAGGCGCCGCATGACTGGTTGTTTCCGCGCGTGGCCGCGGCCGTGCATCACGGCGGTGCCGGCACCACCGGTGCGGCGCTGGTGGCGGGTGTTCCATCGGTGGTGCTGCCGTTTGGCTACGACCAACCGTTCTGGGCGCATTGCCTGGCCCAGCGCGGCGTCGCGCCCCCGGCGCTTGAAAGGGCGGGGCTGCAGCCGGAAACCTTGGCCGATGCCATGCGCCAGGCCAGCGCGCCGGCCATGCGTGCAGCGGCACGCGCGCTGGGCCAGCGCATCGCCGAGGAAGACGGGGTGAGCCGGGCGGTGGATCAACTGGAAGCCTGGCGCTTGCTGGAGCCGGCCGTGGCGGTGACGCCGGTCGCACGGATCGAGCAGCACGCCATCGCGATGGGATGA
- a CDS encoding LysR substrate-binding domain-containing protein yields the protein MIRCAASPTTSMRCAALWPAWSWGSFAKAAERHGRSTSAISAQLKKLEDQAGQVLLRRQGRGLALTEAGETLLAYARRLLALNDEAALALHGRALEGTVRLGLQEDFGERMLPDVLGRFARAHPRAQIDVRLARHQDLLERVGTGQLDLALAWDAGIASAHSRSQPSWPVHWIAAAAAPALEPLEWTGKTPLPLVMLDAPCLLRTVATTALDRAGIPWRIAFTSTSLAGIWATVSAGLGLTLRTPAGLPDALILLPHRHAGLPTLPALGLSLHRAEAIPAPAVARLAEILGQRLHEAHAAYAEST from the coding sequence ATGATCCGATGCGCCGCGTCACCTACGACCTCGATGCGCTGCGCAGCTTTGTGGCCGGCATGGAGTTGGGGCAGCTTCGCCAAGGCAGCCGAGCGCCATGGCCGCTCCACGTCGGCCATCAGTGCGCAACTGAAGAAGCTCGAAGATCAGGCCGGCCAGGTGCTGCTGCGCAGGCAAGGACGCGGGTTGGCCCTGACCGAGGCCGGCGAGACGCTGCTGGCTTACGCCCGTCGCCTGCTGGCGCTCAATGACGAGGCGGCGCTCGCGTTGCATGGCCGCGCGCTGGAGGGAACGGTGCGACTGGGGCTGCAGGAGGATTTCGGCGAACGCATGCTGCCCGATGTCCTCGGGCGCTTCGCCAGGGCCCACCCCAGGGCCCAGATCGACGTGCGCCTGGCACGCCATCAGGACCTGCTGGAACGGGTCGGCACCGGCCAGCTGGATCTGGCGCTGGCATGGGACGCCGGCATCGCATCGGCGCACTCACGCTCCCAGCCATCGTGGCCGGTCCACTGGATCGCCGCTGCCGCTGCGCCTGCACTGGAGCCGCTGGAATGGACGGGCAAGACCCCCTTGCCGCTGGTGATGCTGGACGCGCCCTGTCTGCTGCGCACTGTTGCGACCACCGCGCTGGACCGCGCCGGCATCCCCTGGCGCATCGCCTTCACCAGCACCAGCCTGGCCGGCATCTGGGCTACGGTGAGCGCAGGACTGGGACTGACCCTGCGCACCCCGGCCGGTCTGCCCGACGCGCTGATATTGCTGCCGCACAGGCATGCCGGCTTGCCGACGCTGCCCGCGCTGGGGCTGAGCCTGCATCGCGCCGAGGCCATTCCTGCACCCGCGGTGGCACGGCTGGCGGAGATCCTCGGCCAGCGCCTGCACGAGGCGCATGCGGCCTACGCCGAATCGACGTAG
- a CDS encoding tautomerase family protein produces MPYARISLHLGRPPAYLHALSDSLYQAMHAVFEVPAGDCFQVIHQLDPGELIFDRHYLGRATLR; encoded by the coding sequence ATGCCGTATGCCCGCATCTCGCTGCACCTTGGTCGCCCGCCCGCGTATCTGCACGCGTTGTCCGACAGCCTCTATCAGGCCATGCACGCAGTGTTCGAAGTGCCGGCCGGCGACTGCTTTCAGGTCATCCACCAGCTCGATCCGGGTGAGCTGATCTTCGACCGTCATTACCTGGGGCGGGCCACGCTCCGATAA
- a CDS encoding tautomerase family protein, giving the protein MTAGRPRDAATKRAFYADLVARLANAPGIAPEDVMVVITTTDAQDWSFGGGRAGITAAAADA; this is encoded by the coding sequence ATCACTGCCGGACGGCCGCGCGATGCGGCTACCAAGCGCGCGTTCTATGCCGACCTGGTCGCACGGTTGGCGAACGCGCCCGGCATTGCGCCGGAAGACGTCATGGTGGTCATCACCACCACTGACGCGCAGGACTGGTCGTTCGGCGGCGGGCGCGCCGGCATTACCGCTGCGGCAGCCGATGCCTGA
- a CDS encoding SDR family NAD(P)-dependent oxidoreductase has translation MSKTVLITGATSGFGSAAVRRFAAAGWKVTATGRRAERLDALAAELPAGQVHTSAFDMRDAQALSAAIDALPADFADIDVLVNNAGLALGTTPAQQADLAQWQQMIDTNVTALVTLTHRLLPALIERRGAIINIASVAATYPYPGGNVYGGTKAFVQQFSLGLRADLHGTGVRVTSIEPGMAETEFTLVRTGGNQAASDTLYRGATPMTAEDIAEQILYVASLPAHLNINRLEIMPVTQSFAGFQVARDAQ, from the coding sequence ATGTCCAAGACTGTTCTGATCACCGGTGCCACCTCCGGATTCGGCAGTGCCGCCGTGCGCCGTTTTGCCGCCGCCGGCTGGAAGGTCACCGCCACCGGTCGCCGCGCCGAGCGCCTGGATGCGCTGGCCGCCGAACTGCCCGCAGGCCAGGTGCACACCTCCGCCTTCGACATGCGCGATGCGCAAGCTTTGTCGGCAGCGATCGACGCCTTGCCGGCTGACTTCGCCGACATCGACGTGCTGGTCAATAACGCCGGCCTGGCGCTGGGCACCACGCCCGCGCAGCAGGCCGACCTGGCGCAGTGGCAGCAGATGATCGACACCAACGTCACCGCGCTGGTCACCCTTACCCATCGCCTGTTACCCGCACTGATCGAACGCCGTGGCGCGATCATCAACATCGCCTCGGTGGCGGCCACTTACCCGTACCCCGGCGGCAATGTCTACGGCGGCACCAAGGCGTTCGTGCAACAGTTTTCGCTGGGCTTGCGCGCAGACCTGCATGGCACCGGCGTGCGCGTGACCTCGATCGAGCCGGGCATGGCCGAAACCGAATTCACTCTGGTGCGCACCGGCGGCAACCAGGCCGCTTCCGACACGCTGTACCGCGGTGCCACCCCGATGACTGCCGAAGATATCGCCGAACAGATCCTCTACGTCGCCAGCCTGCCGGCGCATCTGAACATCAATCGGCTGGAAATCATGCCGGTGACGCAGTCGTTTGCCGGCTTTCAGGTAGCCCGCGACGCGCAGTGA
- a CDS encoding SPOR domain-containing protein encodes MAARRGKSQARRNTSSGTPGWVWLVAGAAIAAVIFLAAPNLFKKDGDGFLRMGPRANPDAQPEPVADADVDTPAELPKPTAQPSKPQAKPGNAQTQYDFYTLLPGKEVQMSDAELAASARAEEAARARAALEGKPVAPAHGASGAAATPAAGVPVPLNETVASASKPLTETAPARPTATPAPSSTAALTMPAAATPRPAVAATTAATAAPAVADNTRYILQAGAFGASGDAESTKAKLAMMGLAARVESAEISGRTVYRVRMGPYGSAGELAAAKQKLTGSGLPAIAIKAQ; translated from the coding sequence ATGGCAGCACGACGTGGTAAGAGTCAGGCACGACGCAACACCAGCAGTGGCACCCCTGGTTGGGTCTGGTTGGTGGCGGGCGCTGCGATTGCGGCAGTGATTTTCCTGGCCGCACCCAACCTGTTCAAAAAGGACGGCGACGGCTTCCTGCGCATGGGCCCGCGCGCAAACCCCGATGCGCAGCCCGAGCCGGTGGCCGATGCCGATGTGGATACGCCAGCCGAACTGCCCAAGCCCACCGCGCAGCCGTCCAAGCCGCAAGCCAAGCCCGGCAATGCGCAGACCCAGTACGACTTCTACACCTTGCTGCCCGGTAAGGAAGTGCAGATGTCCGATGCCGAACTGGCCGCCAGCGCGCGTGCCGAGGAAGCAGCGCGTGCGCGTGCGGCATTGGAAGGCAAGCCGGTCGCGCCCGCACACGGTGCCAGCGGGGCTGCGGCCACGCCTGCCGCCGGCGTGCCGGTGCCGTTGAACGAAACCGTAGCCAGCGCGTCCAAGCCGTTGACGGAAACCGCACCAGCACGCCCGACCGCAACACCGGCACCGTCCAGCACTGCCGCACTCACCATGCCAGCGGCCGCAACACCAAGGCCAGCTGTGGCTGCGACCACTGCAGCGACTGCCGCACCAGCGGTGGCAGACAACACCCGCTACATCCTGCAAGCCGGCGCGTTCGGCGCTTCCGGCGATGCCGAGTCGACCAAGGCCAAGCTGGCGATGATGGGCCTGGCGGCGCGCGTGGAATCGGCCGAAATCAGCGGCAGGACGGTTTACCGCGTGCGCATGGGGCCGTATGGCAGCGCTGGCGAACTGGCCGCGGCCAAGCAAAAACTGACCGGCAGCGGGCTGCCCGCCATCGCCATCAAGGCGCAATAA
- the argS gene encoding arginine--tRNA ligase produces the protein MKAQLRALIGQGIEALRANGTLPAGTLPPDFVVERPKTREHGDFATNAAMLLAKPARSNPRALAQALVAALPASDDVAKVEIAGPGFINFHLAPTAYQREVAHVIKQGRNYGRGLAGNGRSVGVEYVSANPTGPLHVGHGRAAAIGDSLARVLDANGWNVKREFYYNDAGVQIENLALSVQARAQGLTPDSAGWPENGYRGDYIADVANAYLDGATVDLEGHLVAGTRDPADLESIRRFAVAYLRNEQNQDLAAFRVDFDIYFLESSLYKDGKVEEAVQKLIASGHTYEEGGALWLKSTDFGDDKDRVMRKSDGTYTYFVPDVAYHLTKWQRGYERAITELGADHHGSLARVRAGLQAMELGIPQGWPEYVLHQMVTVMRGGEEVKLSKRAGSYVTLRDLIEETSADAVRWFLIARKPDSQLTFDIDLARAQSNDNPVFYVQYAHARVCSVLRQAQEKGYKYEQANGLAELAHLDEEHSLNVMLELSRYQEVVEIAGQALEPYQIAQYLRELAHAFHTWYHNTKLLVDDAAERDAKLTLAVATQQVLANGLKLLGVSAPEKM, from the coding sequence GTGAAAGCCCAACTCCGCGCACTGATTGGCCAAGGCATTGAAGCCTTGCGCGCCAACGGCACTTTACCTGCCGGCACCCTGCCGCCGGATTTCGTGGTCGAGCGACCAAAGACGCGCGAGCACGGCGACTTCGCTACCAACGCGGCAATGCTGCTGGCCAAGCCGGCGCGCAGCAACCCGCGCGCACTTGCTCAGGCGCTGGTAGCCGCATTGCCGGCCAGCGACGACGTGGCCAAGGTAGAAATCGCCGGCCCGGGCTTCATCAATTTCCATCTGGCCCCGACCGCGTATCAGCGCGAAGTGGCGCATGTGATCAAGCAGGGTCGCAACTACGGTCGCGGGTTGGCCGGCAACGGACGCTCGGTGGGTGTGGAATACGTCTCGGCCAATCCGACCGGCCCGCTGCATGTTGGCCACGGCCGCGCAGCGGCGATCGGCGACAGCTTGGCGCGCGTGCTCGATGCCAACGGTTGGAACGTCAAGCGCGAGTTCTACTACAACGATGCCGGCGTGCAGATCGAGAACCTAGCGTTGTCGGTGCAGGCCCGCGCACAGGGGCTCACCCCCGACAGCGCCGGCTGGCCGGAGAATGGCTACCGCGGCGACTACATCGCCGATGTGGCCAACGCTTACCTGGACGGCGCCACCGTCGACCTGGAAGGCCATCTGGTCGCCGGCACCCGGGATCCGGCCGACCTGGAATCGATCCGCCGCTTCGCCGTGGCCTATCTGCGCAACGAGCAAAACCAAGACCTGGCTGCGTTCCGCGTCGATTTCGATATCTATTTCCTCGAAAGTTCGTTGTACAAGGACGGCAAGGTCGAGGAGGCCGTGCAAAAGCTCATCGCCTCCGGCCACACCTACGAGGAAGGCGGCGCGTTGTGGTTGAAGTCTACCGACTTCGGCGACGACAAGGACCGCGTGATGCGCAAGTCCGACGGCACCTACACCTACTTCGTGCCGGACGTGGCCTATCACCTGACCAAGTGGCAGCGCGGCTATGAGCGCGCCATCACCGAACTGGGTGCCGACCACCACGGTTCGCTGGCGCGCGTGCGCGCCGGCCTGCAGGCGATGGAGCTGGGCATCCCGCAGGGCTGGCCGGAATACGTACTGCACCAGATGGTCACAGTGATGCGCGGCGGCGAGGAAGTGAAACTGTCCAAGCGTGCCGGTAGCTACGTCACCTTGCGCGATCTCATCGAAGAAACCAGTGCCGATGCAGTGCGCTGGTTCCTGATCGCGCGCAAGCCCGATTCGCAGCTCACCTTCGATATCGACCTGGCCCGTGCGCAGAGCAACGACAACCCGGTGTTCTACGTGCAGTACGCGCATGCGCGCGTGTGCAGCGTGCTGCGTCAGGCGCAGGAAAAGGGCTACAAGTACGAGCAGGCCAATGGCTTGGCCGAGCTCGCACACCTGGACGAGGAGCATTCGCTCAACGTGATGCTGGAGCTGTCGCGCTACCAGGAGGTGGTCGAAATCGCAGGTCAAGCGCTGGAGCCGTACCAGATCGCGCAGTACCTGCGTGAATTGGCGCATGCCTTCCACACGTGGTATCACAACACCAAACTGCTGGTGGACGATGCCGCAGAGCGCGACGCCAAGCTCACTCTCGCCGTGGCCACGCAACAGGTGCTCGCCAACGGCCTGAAATTGCTCGGCGTCAGCGCCCCGGAAAAGATGTAA
- the radC gene encoding RadC family protein: MHIHDWPTHERPREKLLARGAAALSDAELLAIFVGSGLRGQDAVQTARDLLHRHGPLRLLLDRPASALVRLPGLGPASACKLNAAMELANRHLMSDLERGEVLSDPSSVGRYFSQQLRARAYEVFAVLFLDNRHRAIAFEELFTGTIDGADIHPREVVRRALLHNAAAVIVGHNHPSGNPEPSEADRAVTHRLLQGLDLVDIRLLDHFVIGDGRPVSLAERGWLE, encoded by the coding sequence ATGCACATTCACGACTGGCCCACCCACGAACGCCCGCGCGAGAAACTCCTGGCGCGCGGGGCCGCTGCTTTGTCCGATGCCGAGCTGTTGGCGATCTTTGTCGGCTCGGGCCTGCGCGGCCAGGACGCCGTGCAGACCGCGCGCGATCTGCTGCATCGCCACGGCCCGCTGCGCTTGCTGCTGGATCGCCCGGCCTCGGCCTTGGTGCGCCTGCCGGGCCTGGGGCCGGCCTCGGCGTGCAAGCTCAACGCGGCGATGGAACTGGCCAATCGACATCTGATGAGCGATCTGGAACGCGGCGAGGTGCTCAGCGACCCGTCCAGCGTGGGCCGCTACTTCTCGCAGCAGCTGCGCGCACGTGCCTACGAAGTGTTCGCGGTGCTATTCCTGGACAACCGCCATCGCGCAATTGCCTTCGAAGAACTGTTCACCGGCACCATTGATGGCGCCGACATCCATCCACGCGAGGTGGTGCGGCGGGCGCTCCTGCACAACGCGGCAGCAGTGATCGTCGGGCACAACCATCCGTCCGGCAATCCGGAGCCGTCCGAGGCAGACCGCGCGGTCACCCACCGCCTGCTGCAGGGGCTGGACTTGGTGGATATTCGCCTGCTCGACCACTTCGTGATCGGCGATGGCCGCCCGGTGTCGCTGGCCGAGCGCGGCTGGCTGGAATGA